From the Lysobacter soyae genome, the window TACTGGCATCACGTTGAACCATGCGTCGAAAATCGAGGCGGTTCCGAAAGTCAGCCATCTTGAAGCGCGCGTTCCGTCGACGGTCCTCGCGCAATTGCAGGGCGCGCACACCGATGAGGCACCCCTGCCGCCGGCCCTGACGGAATGGCTGGCGTCGAAACACGGAATCGATGCGCGCAGCAAGAAAGCCGAGTGGTCGGAAGACGAGTTGTATGTCTCGATGCCGGGTCCCGGCCGCGATGCTTGGTTCAGTGTGCAAAAGGCCGACGGCAGCTTCGAGTACGAACGCACCGATCGTGGCACCTTGGCCTACCTCAATGATCTGCACAAGGGCCGCAACGCGGGTGCGGCGTGGACTTGGTTCATCGATATTTTCGCCGTCGCTTGCATCGTGTTCACCCTGAGCGGCTTGTTTTTGCTGTACCTGCATTCCAAGCAACGAAAAATGACTTGGCCGATGGTCGGTCTCGGTTTGTTGATTCCGGCATTGCTCGCCTTGTTGTTCATTCACTAGTTTCAAGAAAGGATCCGTCCATGCGCGTCACCGTTTCTCTTGTCATCGGCAGCCTGTTGGTCGCCCCGGCCCACGCCGGCGAACTCACCGTGAATGTCGAAGTACCGCGCATCAATGCGGCTGAGTACCACCGCCCGTATGTGGCGGTCTGGATTGAAGGCGCCAACCAACAAACCGTCGCGAACTTGTCGGTCTGGTACCAACAAAAAGACAGCAAAGAAGGTGCCGGCACCAAATGGCTTCCCGACCTGCGTCAATGGTGGCGCAAAGGCGGCCGCAGTCTGAAAGTGCCCGCAGACGGCATCAG encodes:
- a CDS encoding PepSY-associated TM helix domain-containing protein, encoding MSRAQDDLPLQKEAAARQRRGYWLRTLHQWHWISAAVCMIGMLLFSVTGITLNHASKIEAVPKVSHLEARVPSTVLAQLQGAHTDEAPLPPALTEWLASKHGIDARSKKAEWSEDELYVSMPGPGRDAWFSVQKADGSFEYERTDRGTLAYLNDLHKGRNAGAAWTWFIDIFAVACIVFTLSGLFLLYLHSKQRKMTWPMVGLGLLIPALLALLFIH
- a CDS encoding DUF2271 domain-containing protein, with product MRVTVSLVIGSLLVAPAHAGELTVNVEVPRINAAEYHRPYVAVWIEGANQQTVANLSVWYQQKDSKEGAGTKWLPDLRQWWRKGGRSLKVPADGISGPTRPVGKHALKFDQRHPALAKLPPGKYSLVVEAVREVGGRELVKIPFEWNGAPSAGSTQGKTELGAVSLTAKK